DNA from Caldanaerobius fijiensis DSM 17918:
GCATCAGATATTCCTGCTATATTAAAGCACACTAGAAATGTCTATATACTGGAAGATGGCGAAATCGCGGTTTTAACACGAGATAAAGTCACAGTTTTGGATAGCTTGGGGAAAGAGATTAAGAAAGAGGTTTTTGAAGTTAAATGGGATGTTGAGGCTGCTGAAAAGGGCGGATACCAGCATTTTATGCTTAAAGAGATAAATGAACAGCCTAAGGCTGTAAGGGATACACTTGCTGGTCGATTACCCGATGGCAGTGATGTAAAACTTGATGATATAAAATTATCTGCAGATGACATAAACAAAATCAATAAAATTTTTATTGTAGCTTGTGGTACAGCATATCATGCAGGATTGGTTGGCAAAAATCTTATAGAGAGATTAGCCAAGATTCCTGTTGAGGCTGATATTGCTTCAGAGTTTAGATATAGAGACCCCCTTGTTGATGAGCATAGTTTGACAATAGTGATCAGCCAGTCAGGTGAAACAGCTGATACATTAGCAGCTATGAGAGAGGCTAAGAAAAAGGGCTCCAGGATATTGGCCGTAACTAACGTTGTAGGCAGTTCGGTAGCCAGAGAGGCTGACGATGTGCTTTATACCTGGGCCGGTCCTGAAATTGCTGTAGCATCTACAAAAGCATATACTACTCAGCTGGTTTCGATGTACCTCCTTGCCATAAAGCTGGGATTGGAAAGAGGAACTATAACAGAAGATTATGCAGAGATGTTAAAATCAGAGTTGCGTCAATTATCCGAAAAAATCCAAAAGATATTAGATAATCAAGATACGGTGCAGAAACTGGCTGATAATAATTATACGGCAAAAGATGTGTTTTTCCTGGGAAGAGGTTTAGACTACTCTGTTTCGATGGAAGGGTCGTTAAAACTCAAGGAAATATCGTATATCCATTCAGAGGCTTACGCCGCTGGTGAATTGAAACACGGCACTCTGGCACTAATAGAAAATGGAACGCTGGTTATAGCATTGGTAACACAGAAACACCTTTATGATAAGATGTTGAGCAATATAAAAGAAGTTACCACCAGAGGTGCTCATGTAATCGCTGTAGCGCTTGAGAGCATGAGAGAAATAGAAAAAGCAGTTGATGATGTAATCTACATTCCTGATTGTGCAGAAGAAGTGGCACCGGTCTTAGCGGTAATACCGCTGCAGCTTTTGGCATATTACATGGCTGTAGCCAGGGGCTGCGATGTTGATAAGCCACGTAATTTAGCTAAGAGTGTTACGGTAGAATAAAATTTTGATGTGTTAACAAAAGTTGTTGTATTTTTCATTTAAATCTTTTCCGCATGCGAAAAAAGGGGTTCCGTTTGAGGGGTAATTAGGGAAAAGGATTAAGGATCAAGTCCACACGGAGTAACAAGGGGATAAGTGGTAAGTCTCAAGAATATTGATTTTAAGCCACTTATCCCTTTTTTCTTTGAACAATGACTCTGCCCATTCGGAACAACTATTTATGCGGGTTTGAGGGAACAGAAATAGAAAGGGTTTTTTAAGTTAGCAATTGCTTAAGAGTATTCAACATATTCAACTTCTGATACTGGAATTTCTTCTTTTTCACCAGTTTCTTCCAATATTATCGTGAAGTCATAATCATCTACTTTTTTTATAATTCCTTCAATATTTATTGCTTCATCGTCTCTATTTAAACCTACATTAACTGATTGACCTGTAAACTCAGCATATTTTAATGCTTTTATAATACCTTCATATTTATATTGACACATATTTTAAACCTCCTTCCTTGCTAAATTATGGTTTTAGAATCTTAATCTTCTTCTGTTGGCCCAAACTCAACTGACTTTACAGCGTGAATTGCAACAATAGCTTTGTCAATATCTTCTCCTGGTTCAACGGGTTCAGCTGGTTCCAACCATACACGGAATGATGTGTCCCATAATGCTTCGACAATTACTCCTTCTAATATTTTGCCACTATATAATTCGATTGTTACTTGTTGACCTGTTTTATAAGCTACCTCTAATGCTTGTTTAACATCGTAGACTTTAGGCATTCTAATTCCCACCTTTCAAAAACTATTTTGTATTTTATAATATGCATAATAGATGAATTGTGACATCTGTATAACCCAAAAAAACTCGTGTCACGAATAAAAAAGTCGTGTTAAAAATAAAAAAGTTGTGTTAAGAATCATGGTGAAAATAGGGTAGAAAACCTTATTGGAGCCATGATTTTTGTTTTAGGATGAGTAGGGTTAAGGTATAAGGGATAAGGGTGAACATATTGATTTTAAAGCATTTGAAGGGAGTATTGATAAAAGATATTGATTAAAACTTTCCCCTTTTCCCTTGAACCTTATCCCTGTTTTTCTCTATTCCTGACACGACTTTTTTATCTAAAATGGAAGGAAAAATAGGAAAATATTAGGTGATAAAGATATGGAAATAGGGTGATTTTTGACATGACTTTTTTATCTGGAAATAATTAGCGAAATAGGGTTAAGGATAGATGGGGCAAGGGATTGAGGGGGGTGGAGGTTTGACATGAGTTTTTTATGTGTATACATAGTTAGGATTAAGGTTTATTCTAAAAAGGGTAAAGGGATAAGGGATAAAATAAAAAAAGTTGTGTCAGAGATAAAAAACTTGTGTTAAAAATAATAAAGTTGTGTTAAATAGGTAAAAAAGTTGTGTTAGATAGTTCAAGGCATAATAGTAAAAAAATAGAAAAGTCCTTTTATAAAGGGTAAAGAAGAAAAGAAAATAAAGTTCTGAGATTTTATATTTCTTGATACAAGAATGAGGGTATATAATTAAAATGATATGAACAAAAAATCTTAAAACAGAAAAGTACTTTTATTATAAGATAAGTTCTATTAAAATATAAAAATAAAGGAAGGTAAGGATGAAATGACAAATGAAAAAATAAATAACTGCTGTTGCTGTGGTGGAAAAGAGCCATCTCATAAAATAGAAAATAACGATATATGTCCTTTATGTAAAACATCAGGAATCAAAGTAAAAAATATTACAGTAAAGCATTTGGTAGTTGATGCCCTTACAAAATCGGTAGGAGATATTGATTATTATATATGCATGAACGAAGGATGTGATGTTGTATATTATAATCCAGAATCAGGTGTTAAGTTTGATAAGCAGCAAGTAAAAGTGCCAATATGGTTTAAAAAAGATGCCAATCCTAAATATGCCTGCTACTGCAGCAAGGTTACAGAGGAACAGGTAATAGATGCTGTAATAAAACATGGTGCAAAAACAGTTAAAGATATTATAGAAATCACAGGGGCGATGAAAAACAGCCAATGTGAAAAGAATAACCCCTTAGGGAAATGCTGTCACAATATAATTCAGGAGGCTATAGACAAAGGGTTATCAATGAAATAAGATACAATTCCGTTTTGTACTATATTTTAATACTATATACGGTAAATCGGGGGATTATCATGTTTG
Protein-coding regions in this window:
- the glmS gene encoding glutamine--fructose-6-phosphate transaminase (isomerizing) encodes the protein MCGIVGYIGDGQATPILLEGLKRLEYRGYDSAGVALYEDGKLQIRKTKGRLTALEDLIKRECVAGSVGIGHTRWATHGEPSDINAHPHVNSKGTIAVVHNGIIENYMYLKERLQQEGYKFVSDTDTEVIAQLIDYFYKGDILDAVINAVSRLEGSYALAILSTYEPDKVIAVRRDSPLIVGLGEDGNYLASDIPAILKHTRNVYILEDGEIAVLTRDKVTVLDSLGKEIKKEVFEVKWDVEAAEKGGYQHFMLKEINEQPKAVRDTLAGRLPDGSDVKLDDIKLSADDINKINKIFIVACGTAYHAGLVGKNLIERLAKIPVEADIASEFRYRDPLVDEHSLTIVISQSGETADTLAAMREAKKKGSRILAVTNVVGSSVAREADDVLYTWAGPEIAVASTKAYTTQLVSMYLLAIKLGLERGTITEDYAEMLKSELRQLSEKIQKILDNQDTVQKLADNNYTAKDVFFLGRGLDYSVSMEGSLKLKEISYIHSEAYAAGELKHGTLALIENGTLVIALVTQKHLYDKMLSNIKEVTTRGAHVIAVALESMREIEKAVDDVIYIPDCAEEVAPVLAVIPLQLLAYYMAVARGCDVDKPRNLAKSVTVE
- a CDS encoding Csac_0668 family 2Fe-2S cluster-binding (seleno)protein, whose protein sequence is MTNEKINNCCCCGGKEPSHKIENNDICPLCKTSGIKVKNITVKHLVVDALTKSVGDIDYYICMNEGCDVVYYNPESGVKFDKQQVKVPIWFKKDANPKYACYCSKVTEEQVIDAVIKHGAKTVKDIIEITGAMKNSQCEKNNPLGKCCHNIIQEAIDKGLSMK